CTCAGTTTAACCCATCCAATATATAGCCAACAAAACTACACTCTATTGGATTCTGCTCTTATCTATGAGAAGCTAGATCAAGCCGATGATTTGGATTTTAATGGTGAATTGGACAGCGCCCTGGCAATCGTTGAGTGGGTCGATAAGTTCTCAAGAAGCAAAATATGAGCAGAGGGCTTGGCTATGCTCAATTAAAAAAAAGCAGATCTGCTTCTCAAAAAATCCATGTACCCTCAAATTAGCGGGCTGTTGGATGAGGGTTACCATATTGGAAGTATCTTAAAGGACAGCCTTATGATGGGACTATCCCTCACCCAGAGGGCCCAATTCTACAAAGCAAAAGGTGATATGGAAAATTCCATCTCTTCAGCATAATCACAATTGCTTCTCCTAAAAAATGATTTAAGCGGTTTGTTCTTTATTGACAGAAAGTCGAGATTGGATTTGATCTTGTTCAAGATATTAATTGTATCATTCTACAAATTTATCTTAGATTTGTGTACCATTTTCTTGTACCATCTCGGAGCGATTTATATTAAATTTAAGCTGAATTCATTTGGTTTTGGATAAAATTTGTGAATTTCCAATTCATTCTTTGTAAATTCAACTTACAAACTATTTGAATACATGGGAATAATTCTTCAAATAAAGTGTCTAAATTTTATTGTTAACGAATAAATCAAAAACGATGAAAAATTCATTGATTAAAACAGCCATCTGTTTGAGCCTATTCATTAGTATCGGATTCAACATGAAAGCCCAGGGTAAATACATTCTAGCCCAAAACAATCCATTTGCCTTGGTTAACTTGAGCAATTTTGCATCACCGGCCCTTGGAGACATTGACAATGATGGCGACCTGGACCTTTTTGTTGGCCAATACAACTCCAATACCATGTTGTTTTTCCGAAATATTGGTACTGCCAAGATGCCAATATATGAAATGCAATCAGGCCAATTAAATCCAATGAATATCTACTCAAGTAATTCCGGATGCAATGCACCTGCATTGGTAGATATTGATCACGACGGTGATCTTGATGCATTTGTTGGGATTTATACCTATCTTATCCGACACTTGAAAAATGTTGGGAATGCCAATGAACCAGATTTTATTTGGCCCAGTCCTATGGATCATCCATTGGATAAAGTGATGACGGAAGGGATTTGCAGTTTTCCAGCATTTGTGGATATCGATAATGACATGGATGATGATGTGTTTATCTCCGATGGGAATGGAAGTATTCTATTTTATAGAAACATTGGAAATAAGACATCCCCTAACTTTGATTTGGATACCATGAATAATCCATTCATAAATGTAAATCTTACAGCAAGAACGAAAATTGCTTTTCATGATATAAACGGTGATGGATTGATCGATGCTGTAATTAGCCATGATGCCACAATACCTGAATTATTGTATTTCGAAAACACCGGATCAATAACAAATGCTTCTTTTGAGCAAATGACAGGAACGTCTAATCCATTCGACGGAATTACAGGACCAGTGGCCCTTGTACCGGCATTTGCAGATATCGATGGGGATGGTGACAAGGATTTGGTACTTGGCACAAATCAAAGAATCAGGCTTTATGAAGCAGTAAGTTCTTCCGGCACCAACTCTTATGACAAATACGCCAACTGCAAAATTTATCCCAATCCCAGTAACGGACTTTTAACTGTTACCAATTTACCCTTCGGTTCTACTTTAAAAGTGGTGGACATAACCGGAAAGGTGCATTATAATGCAATAACTAAAAGCGAGGATGAAATAATTGACACCTCAACTTTTATGAATGGTGTGTACAGTATCCGGATTGAAAACAACGGAACCTTGTACAACGAAAAACTTTTAGTTAGCAAGTAATTTTATTTAGGCATAAAAGACTTATATCATGTAAATTTTAATGTTTTATAACAAAACAGTTGGTCTCATTTTTGGGGAGTATTACAAATATCTTCATTTTTGTTAAAAGAGCATAGTTCAGGATTGAGTTGCTGCAGTTTTTCAAAATTATATATGAATTTCAAAAAATCAAACCGAAACTTTATTTACAGAAGCAGGAACATATCATAAAAAAAATCCCTTTATCTATTCAGATAAAGGGAAATAAATTGTTGAGGTCGAGAGCGGATTCGAACCGCTGTACAAGGTTTTGCAGACCTCTACCTAGCCACTCGGTCACTCGACCATAAGGGACGGCAAATGTAGAGCTTTTATTGGAAATCCTAAGTGTGGAATATAAAAAAATAAGGATTTTTTGTCTAAAATGAGCCCTCACTTCACCATTCCATTAATTTTGACCCATGAAATCCGAACTCGAATATCTTGATCTCTTGAAAGAATTTTGCCTGATTGTCCGGGCTCCGGGAAGGATTAACCTCATCGGCGAACACACCGATTATAATCAGGGGCTTTGTATGCCCGCGACCATCAACCGGTATATTTATCTTGGCATAAACCATTCAAAAAAATGGAGCTTTCAAGCCATCGACACCCTTGAAACTTGGGTTGAAGGTCAAAATTGGACCCCGGATTGGTTGGTGTACTTTAATGGTGTCATCCAACTCGCAACCGAAAAGAACTTACCGACCAGTCCATTAAGCTTGGCATTTGGGGGCAATCTTCCGGTAGGCGCTGGCCTATCTTCCTCTTCTTCAATTTGTTGCGGATTTTGTTACGCCTTGAACACGCAATTCAACTGGCAGATGGATTTGTCTAGTTTGACCCAATTTGCCGTACAAGCTGAAAGACG
This window of the Saprospiraceae bacterium genome carries:
- a CDS encoding T9SS type A sorting domain-containing protein, which translates into the protein MKNSLIKTAICLSLFISIGFNMKAQGKYILAQNNPFALVNLSNFASPALGDIDNDGDLDLFVGQYNSNTMLFFRNIGTAKMPIYEMQSGQLNPMNIYSSNSGCNAPALVDIDHDGDLDAFVGIYTYLIRHLKNVGNANEPDFIWPSPMDHPLDKVMTEGICSFPAFVDIDNDMDDDVFISDGNGSILFYRNIGNKTSPNFDLDTMNNPFINVNLTARTKIAFHDINGDGLIDAVISHDATIPELLYFENTGSITNASFEQMTGTSNPFDGITGPVALVPAFADIDGDGDKDLVLGTNQRIRLYEAVSSSGTNSYDKYANCKIYPNPSNGLLTVTNLPFGSTLKVVDITGKVHYNAITKSEDEIIDTSTFMNGVYSIRIENNGTLYNEKLLVSK